The following are encoded together in the Pedobacter sp. D749 genome:
- a CDS encoding aspartyl protease family protein, translated as MKRILLLLTALLPIYTFAQKKLPVVKASVGQAKIYEQENAVSNWYINPKIKPDVFTTGKFTKSKRVKFKTDIDSIVFSISPGQKKEFIVLLNGKDSCLTQITALALKNLNKVSPEIHDSIPFFVNKFNTNFLPVVLNGTDSLLLNFDSGANDIDLTNAALSKKVKSKLKLYDTEYGIKIGNHTYKSKIFDIELAGNETDGLLGWDIFDGMIVALDYDQNKMMVHSTMPKEILQDKQYTRFKITYIKNKPFIESEISQSGIKNKSLFMVDLGYQRTAMLDNDLLREMKFPTEKMEVIKKVMMHGTRGNEVPVTTVKLQSLKIGNFELKNVPAQVMEQNKPMPGVSVHYFGTDILKRFNTVFDFQNNVIYLKPNHLYDVAYADQKS; from the coding sequence ATGAAACGAATATTACTCCTTCTAACCGCCTTACTGCCCATTTATACTTTCGCTCAAAAGAAATTGCCAGTTGTAAAGGCAAGTGTTGGCCAGGCAAAAATTTACGAACAGGAGAACGCAGTATCAAACTGGTACATCAATCCCAAAATAAAACCAGATGTTTTTACAACCGGTAAGTTCACAAAATCTAAACGCGTAAAATTTAAAACCGATATTGATTCAATCGTTTTTAGCATCAGCCCGGGGCAGAAAAAGGAATTTATTGTTTTATTAAACGGCAAAGATTCGTGCCTTACTCAAATTACCGCTCTTGCGCTAAAAAACTTAAATAAAGTATCACCCGAAATTCACGACTCAATACCTTTTTTCGTTAATAAATTCAATACGAATTTTTTGCCGGTCGTTTTAAATGGCACTGACTCGCTGTTGTTGAATTTTGATTCAGGTGCAAATGACATAGACCTTACCAACGCCGCACTGTCGAAAAAGGTGAAATCGAAACTCAAACTTTACGACACAGAATACGGTATAAAAATTGGAAACCATACCTACAAGAGCAAGATTTTTGACATAGAATTAGCAGGCAACGAAACCGACGGACTGCTGGGGTGGGATATATTCGACGGCATGATTGTAGCTCTGGATTATGATCAGAACAAAATGATGGTGCATTCTACCATGCCAAAGGAGATTTTACAGGATAAACAATACACCCGTTTTAAGATCACCTATATCAAAAACAAACCTTTTATCGAAAGTGAAATTTCGCAAAGCGGAATTAAAAATAAAAGCCTTTTTATGGTTGATTTAGGTTACCAGCGTACGGCTATGCTTGATAACGATTTGCTGCGGGAAATGAAGTTTCCAACCGAAAAGATGGAAGTGATCAAAAAGGTAATGATGCATGGAACAAGGGGTAACGAAGTGCCGGTAACCACAGTAAAGCTGCAAAGTTTGAAGATTGGCAACTTTGAACTTAAAAATGTTCCTGCACAAGTGATGGAACAAAATAAGCCCATGCCTGGCGTTAGCGTTCATTACTTTGGAACCGATATTCTGAAGAGATTTAATACGGTTTTTGATTTTCAAAATAATGTGATCTATTTAAAGCCAAATCATCTTTATGATGTTGCGTATGCAGATCAAAAGAGCTAA
- a CDS encoding sensor histidine kinase, whose amino-acid sequence MVKKSYISLYWKCQLIGWSVAALYWAFQGWSAAGNFRFDLAVVQFVSDVVMYILITHLYRNFANKNRWQDLSIEKLIWRMLIVIPVMGIFYLLVTTGKLYLMRLLFLSHPPQSFTEFFSVNAAGIFVAGIRLMAIWLLAYHLYHYAKREIRLSVENARLELSFKQSQLNNLSAQLNPHFLFNALNNIKSLVYTRPDAAGRAIDLLSELLRSGLYKGSAMLIRLNEEVELVRDYLELEGLRMEERLQYDLDIDISLSGLMVPRLCIQTLVENAVKHGVALEKHGGKIEVIIKGYDGFVNIRVLNPGKLEQDKTTTGIGLHNLKERLDLSYHHRASFNLYEMEQKVCAEIKIPIR is encoded by the coding sequence TTGGTAAAGAAATCCTACATATCACTTTATTGGAAATGTCAGCTGATTGGCTGGTCGGTGGCGGCTTTATATTGGGCATTCCAAGGCTGGTCTGCTGCAGGTAATTTTAGATTCGATTTGGCTGTTGTGCAGTTTGTTTCGGATGTGGTGATGTACATTTTGATTACCCACTTATACCGTAATTTTGCAAATAAAAACCGTTGGCAGGATCTTTCAATAGAGAAACTGATCTGGCGGATGTTAATTGTTATTCCGGTAATGGGTATTTTTTATCTGCTTGTTACCACTGGTAAATTGTACCTGATGAGGCTGTTGTTTCTGAGCCATCCGCCACAGTCGTTTACTGAATTTTTTAGTGTAAATGCAGCAGGTATTTTTGTTGCTGGTATCCGTTTAATGGCCATATGGCTTTTGGCCTATCATCTTTACCATTACGCAAAAAGAGAAATCAGGTTATCGGTAGAAAATGCCAGACTGGAACTTAGCTTTAAACAATCGCAGTTGAACAATCTTTCTGCTCAGTTAAACCCCCATTTTCTATTCAATGCACTCAATAATATAAAATCTTTGGTGTACACCCGCCCCGATGCTGCAGGTAGGGCAATTGACCTGTTAAGCGAACTGTTACGCAGCGGATTATATAAGGGTAGTGCCATGCTCATCAGGTTAAATGAAGAAGTAGAGCTGGTTAGAGATTACCTCGAGCTGGAAGGTTTGAGGATGGAAGAAAGATTACAATACGATTTGGACATCGATATTTCGCTATCTGGTCTGATGGTGCCACGTTTGTGCATTCAAACATTGGTAGAAAATGCGGTAAAGCATGGAGTTGCCTTAGAAAAACATGGTGGAAAGATTGAAGTAATAATTAAGGGATATGATGGATTTGTAAATATCCGTGTCTTAAACCCGGGCAAATTGGAACAGGATAAAACGACTACAGGAATCGGACTTCATAACCTGAAAGAAAGACTCGATCTCAGTTATCATCACCGTGCGTCTTTTAACCTGTATGAAATGGAGCAAAAAGTTTGCGCCGAAATTAAAATTCCGATCAGATGA
- a CDS encoding LytTR family DNA-binding domain-containing protein yields the protein MRNIRTLIVDDERGARQELMRMLKSYPEITVLGEATNADEAEQLIGLLKPELIFLDIQMPGRSGFDLLENLVHVPQVIFVTAFDSYAVQAFEVSAMDYLMKPVRDERFRSAMDKAIQKIGANDGTAIFVKDRGKHHLIKWKDVHLIESVENYARLFFGKEQVLLKTSLNKLEENPDCQRFFRASRSILFNLDYISSIKKDDEGMFVELKMGNLIRISERRAVKLRSLIKI from the coding sequence ATGAGAAATATTAGGACGCTGATTGTTGACGATGAACGTGGCGCAAGGCAGGAGCTGATGAGGATGTTAAAAAGCTATCCTGAGATTACCGTATTGGGAGAGGCTACTAATGCTGATGAAGCTGAACAGCTCATCGGACTTTTAAAACCCGAACTGATTTTTTTGGATATACAGATGCCTGGTCGTTCGGGTTTCGATCTGTTAGAAAATCTGGTACATGTGCCACAGGTGATTTTTGTAACCGCTTTCGACAGTTATGCGGTGCAGGCTTTTGAAGTAAGCGCCATGGATTATCTGATGAAACCTGTACGTGATGAACGTTTTAGAAGTGCAATGGATAAAGCCATACAAAAGATTGGTGCGAATGATGGCACAGCTATTTTTGTGAAAGACAGGGGCAAACATCATCTCATCAAGTGGAAAGATGTGCATTTGATCGAGTCGGTAGAAAATTATGCGCGACTCTTTTTCGGCAAGGAGCAGGTATTGCTCAAAACCTCATTAAATAAATTGGAAGAAAACCCCGATTGCCAAAGGTTTTTTAGGGCAAGCAGAAGTATATTATTTAACCTCGACTACATCAGTTCAATAAAAAAAGATGATGAGGGGATGTTTGTAGAGCTTAAGATGGGAAATTTAATCAGGATATCAGAACGGCGGGCCGTTAAATTAAGGAGCCTCATTAAAATATAA
- a CDS encoding CocE/NonD family hydrolase, with amino-acid sequence MKINLVKLGVAVLCLIMGLETFAQQKLTLPDSSNYIINDSVMIKTKYGITLSAVVVRKKGVRQKLPAALFYFIYSNTNRSLMEAKYAADHGYVGIVADARGKRLSPDMPVPYENETKDVNAVIDWIIQQSWSDGRVGMYGGSYSGFAQWAAAKHLHPALKTIVPYVAAIPGLGLPMENNVFLTANYQWAFYITNNKYTDDEVNNDKVRWRNMRFNWWNSGAAYNKIDSVDGTPNPLLQKWLSHPDYDTYWQSMVPYGSDFKHINIPVLSITGYYDDGQVSALEYLREHYKYNPLGEHYLIIGPYDHFGSQIGGVARLRDYEVDSIALINTREITFKWLDYILKGGKKPALLKDKINFEVMGANKWKHASSLAKMEDYHIRFYLDSAENGMMLSEQKPAKEIFMHQQLDLADRTKFYNDYYPDPIIKKEIDRSNGLFFITKPINQAVSVSGALEGQLKAIINKKDMDVGLILYEITPSGKYFQLSYYLGRASYAYDMSKRNLLKPGKLETIPFYRSRVFSKQLQKGSRLLLVLNIDKNPFAQINYGTGKDVSTESIKDAGSPLKIEWSTQSFIELGFSADVKGLF; translated from the coding sequence ATGAAAATAAACTTAGTAAAACTAGGTGTGGCTGTGCTATGCCTCATCATGGGCCTGGAAACTTTTGCACAACAAAAACTAACCTTGCCCGATAGCAGTAATTACATCATCAACGATAGTGTGATGATTAAAACAAAATACGGCATTACTTTATCTGCTGTAGTGGTGAGGAAAAAAGGTGTTCGACAGAAATTACCAGCAGCACTCTTTTATTTTATCTATTCCAATACCAATAGAAGTTTGATGGAAGCCAAATATGCAGCTGATCATGGTTATGTTGGTATTGTTGCAGATGCCAGAGGAAAACGGCTCAGTCCCGATATGCCGGTGCCTTACGAAAATGAAACCAAAGATGTAAATGCAGTTATTGACTGGATTATCCAACAATCATGGAGCGATGGCAGGGTGGGGATGTATGGTGGAAGTTATTCAGGCTTTGCACAATGGGCAGCGGCTAAACACTTACATCCAGCATTAAAAACCATTGTGCCCTATGTTGCAGCTATTCCAGGGCTTGGCTTGCCCATGGAAAATAATGTTTTTTTAACTGCCAATTACCAGTGGGCCTTTTATATTACCAACAATAAATATACTGATGATGAGGTAAATAACGACAAGGTCCGCTGGCGCAACATGAGGTTTAATTGGTGGAATAGCGGGGCTGCTTATAATAAGATCGATAGCGTTGATGGAACACCAAATCCATTGTTGCAGAAATGGCTTAGCCACCCTGATTATGATACCTACTGGCAGTCGATGGTACCCTATGGTAGCGATTTTAAACACATCAATATTCCGGTGCTCAGCATTACCGGTTATTACGATGATGGACAGGTTTCGGCATTAGAATATCTCCGCGAACATTATAAGTATAATCCATTAGGTGAGCACTATTTAATTATAGGTCCTTATGATCATTTTGGATCGCAGATAGGTGGAGTAGCCAGGCTAAGAGATTATGAGGTAGATTCAATAGCGCTAATCAATACCCGTGAAATCACTTTCAAGTGGCTCGACTATATTCTTAAAGGCGGAAAGAAACCTGCATTGTTAAAAGATAAGATCAATTTTGAGGTAATGGGCGCAAATAAGTGGAAGCATGCTTCTTCATTGGCAAAGATGGAGGATTACCACATCCGCTTTTATCTGGACAGTGCTGAAAACGGGATGATGCTATCGGAGCAAAAGCCAGCCAAAGAAATTTTCATGCATCAGCAACTTGATCTGGCAGATAGAACTAAGTTCTACAACGATTATTATCCTGATCCGATCATCAAAAAAGAAATCGATAGATCCAATGGATTGTTTTTTATCACGAAGCCAATTAATCAAGCCGTTTCAGTGTCAGGCGCACTAGAGGGGCAGCTTAAAGCCATCATCAACAAAAAGGATATGGATGTAGGCCTCATTCTGTACGAAATTACTCCATCAGGCAAATATTTTCAGCTCTCTTATTATTTAGGAAGAGCCAGTTACGCATATGATATGAGCAAAAGGAACTTGCTTAAACCTGGGAAATTAGAAACTATACCTTTTTATAGGTCGAGAGTATTCAGCAAGCAGTTGCAAAAAGGCAGCAGGTTGCTTTTAGTGCTTAATATTGATAAAAATCCTTTTGCACAGATCAATTATGGAACCGGCAAGGATGTGAGTACAGAAAGTATAAAAGATGCAGGCAGCCCACTCAAAATTGAATGGTCTACACAGAGTTTCATTGAACTTGGTTTTTCGGCGGATGTTAAAGGTTTGTTTTAA
- a CDS encoding SulP family inorganic anion transporter, with protein sequence MKPYLQLFDFSKKINYRTEILAGLTVAMTMIPESLSFAILAGFPPLTGLYAAFIMGLVTAVLGGRPGLVSGGAGATVIVLISLMKSQGIEYVFAAVALAGLIQIVVGLFKLGKFVRLVPQPVMFGFVNGLAVIIFMSQLEQFKTLVNGKVEWLSGMPLYIMLALVLFTVGIVVILPKITKAIPSSLVAIIVVFLVVLCFGIDTKLVKDIASVNGGFPPFHIPKVPLNLDMLKIIFPYSLIMAGVGLTEGLLTLNLVDEITETKGNGNRESIAQGIANITNGFFTGMGGCPMIAQTLVNLSAGARARLSGIIAALTILVIILVGAPVIDRVPMAALVGVMMMVAIGTFEWMSFKVINKMPVQDILIGILVAVITIWLHNLALAVLIGVIISALVFAWESSKRIRASKYIDADGIKTYEIFGPLFFGSIAHFNELFDVVHDPQHIIIDFKHSRVFDMSGIDALNKLTERYRSVDKKLQLKHLSNDCKRLLKNADQIIAVNIIEDPTYRVATEQ encoded by the coding sequence ATGAAACCTTACCTGCAACTATTCGATTTTTCAAAGAAAATAAATTACAGAACTGAAATTCTTGCAGGTTTAACGGTAGCCATGACAATGATTCCCGAATCTTTATCGTTTGCTATACTTGCGGGTTTCCCTCCTTTAACCGGTTTGTATGCTGCTTTTATTATGGGCTTGGTTACTGCAGTTTTGGGCGGCAGGCCAGGCTTGGTTTCCGGTGGGGCAGGTGCAACGGTAATTGTACTTATTTCTTTAATGAAAAGCCAGGGCATAGAATATGTTTTTGCGGCGGTGGCTTTAGCAGGGCTAATTCAAATTGTGGTTGGTTTGTTTAAACTTGGGAAATTTGTCAGGTTGGTTCCACAGCCCGTAATGTTCGGTTTTGTTAACGGTTTAGCGGTTATTATATTCATGTCGCAGTTAGAACAGTTCAAAACCCTTGTTAATGGTAAGGTAGAATGGTTGAGTGGTATGCCTTTATATATCATGTTGGCTTTGGTATTATTCACTGTTGGCATAGTGGTTATCCTCCCAAAAATAACCAAAGCCATTCCATCCTCACTGGTAGCCATTATTGTGGTTTTTCTCGTTGTTTTATGTTTTGGGATTGATACCAAACTGGTTAAAGATATTGCATCAGTAAATGGTGGCTTTCCTCCCTTTCATATTCCGAAAGTACCGCTGAATCTGGATATGCTCAAGATCATTTTCCCTTATTCACTTATTATGGCTGGTGTGGGCTTAACAGAAGGCCTGCTTACGTTGAACCTGGTTGATGAAATTACAGAAACCAAAGGCAATGGAAACAGGGAGAGTATTGCACAAGGAATCGCGAATATTACAAATGGCTTTTTTACCGGGATGGGCGGTTGCCCGATGATTGCACAAACGTTGGTTAACCTTTCGGCAGGAGCGAGGGCAAGGTTATCGGGTATTATTGCGGCATTAACCATACTCGTTATCATTTTGGTAGGTGCTCCGGTAATCGATCGTGTACCTATGGCCGCGCTGGTTGGTGTAATGATGATGGTAGCGATTGGCACTTTTGAATGGATGAGCTTTAAAGTGATTAATAAAATGCCTGTGCAGGATATTCTCATCGGGATTCTGGTGGCTGTAATTACCATTTGGCTGCATAACCTGGCACTTGCCGTATTAATAGGAGTAATTATTTCGGCACTTGTTTTCGCCTGGGAAAGTTCTAAACGGATACGTGCCAGCAAATATATTGATGCTGATGGTATAAAAACCTATGAAATATTCGGTCCCTTGTTTTTTGGATCAATTGCCCATTTTAATGAGCTGTTTGATGTAGTACACGATCCGCAGCATATTATTATTGATTTTAAGCATAGCCGCGTTTTTGATATGTCGGGCATTGATGCGCTGAATAAACTAACTGAACGCTACCGTTCGGTTGATAAAAAACTCCAATTAAAACATCTGAGTAACGACTGTAAACGCCTGCTGAAAAATGCTGATCAGATTATTGCAGTAAATATTATAGAAGATCCTACTTATCGGGTAGCCACTGAACAATAA
- a CDS encoding SusC/RagA family TonB-linked outer membrane protein, whose product MRYLWACLVFFAAFTLNVLPVFSVGRKLHKGLTINYLILQDTTKIKIVSAKDSLRKDSLEQIRKKTLYNKLAGGVQKDTRDLSLFPAISLQQNLKGNFAGLYVQEPSGEPGSIQNMFIRGAAMPLLSKKDLYDAQPLVVLDGIPLVREHPFAFDIQQFDFNRIGPATNLLSGIDMNNIASVEVLKDLGSTSVYGPRGVNGVIVLTSKTAVGKYRAISFNSYIGMVQKPFVNTINGKYENEFRQRFYDVYTTNGRYSDDEEYPVYLSDSLNNVYSGKSDWTDLYYKNALVYGINFSLAGGTDRANFRFALGNTKSEGVADQTGIDRYSATFNINMKPTKWLLFSTMINANRLNRDRNKTLRDRFAQLNYFPDLSAPLPPNKDFYGSYLQEYKKGFDDNKTNSIQGYAKLEGIFGRFKVVSSFNADYSEGYRDVFYARTLLQGNSYASNYYGFSQRLMMDNKVTYDLNLNKIHDFHFALGQSMQWDIYKYSNAYAYKGVNDYIKINLLDSKPKNDDGTDNGGYLTPVAFPRELTYRFLDKTEDNLLSFYGKADYSFSDKYFLSAILRLDGSSNAQPTSRWFYSPTISAAWNIKNEFLKDNSSVDDLVLRASVGRMGRTFSYDNYTQGPQYTASVGYTGNLTVPGYNAFGVLTRPYQFGWVGYGVPWSYSDQLNVGADVAMLKNRLHVSVDLYSKTDKNQLIGIPAYAEYGYKQSIESGMSVNNMGIDFTVSAQIIAKSKFSWNSALNFNHNNNELKALPRGLDQLVVGNRFLKVGQPVDQYWLLENNGIYTSDADVPAVNGQKLKYKGIVLKAGDPRWKDQNGDNTIDDNDKVLKGHSLPTLAGGFDNNFRYGNWSLGTSFYFNLGRKLINQEMANHFDFVNREGNTDISSVKEITFWEKRGDYTKYPLYNPWSTVIPYRADQDLFLENASFLKLRQVSLGYELGNLLNKRNIKINKFFVYGAVSNIFTITPYTGQDPELVSYDGVDTGYGQPIPRIYTLGVKMEL is encoded by the coding sequence ATGCGATACTTATGGGCGTGCCTTGTTTTTTTTGCCGCGTTTACGTTAAACGTTTTACCGGTTTTTTCGGTAGGTAGAAAACTTCATAAAGGCCTAACGATTAATTATTTGATCCTTCAGGATACGACGAAAATTAAGATCGTGTCGGCTAAAGATTCTTTGCGAAAAGATAGTCTTGAACAGATCAGGAAAAAAACACTTTACAACAAATTGGCTGGTGGTGTACAAAAAGACACCAGAGATTTATCGCTCTTCCCTGCTATTTCATTGCAGCAAAATTTAAAGGGCAATTTTGCTGGTCTTTATGTTCAGGAACCCTCAGGCGAACCAGGTTCTATTCAGAACATGTTTATTAGAGGAGCTGCAATGCCGCTATTATCTAAAAAGGATTTGTACGATGCTCAGCCTCTGGTAGTTCTCGATGGAATCCCCTTGGTGCGGGAGCATCCTTTTGCTTTTGACATACAACAATTCGATTTTAATAGAATCGGTCCTGCAACTAATTTATTGTCCGGTATTGATATGAATAATATTGCATCGGTAGAGGTACTTAAAGATTTAGGTTCCACTTCTGTTTACGGACCAAGGGGTGTTAATGGGGTAATTGTTTTAACCTCAAAAACAGCAGTGGGTAAATACCGCGCTATATCTTTCAACTCGTATATAGGTATGGTACAAAAACCATTTGTAAATACCATCAATGGTAAATATGAGAATGAGTTCAGGCAGCGCTTTTATGATGTATATACCACAAATGGCAGGTATTCTGATGATGAAGAGTATCCGGTATATTTAAGCGATTCGCTAAATAATGTGTACAGTGGAAAATCAGACTGGACAGATTTATACTATAAAAATGCGCTGGTATATGGCATTAATTTCTCACTTGCCGGCGGTACGGATAGGGCTAATTTTAGGTTTGCATTGGGCAATACCAAAAGTGAAGGTGTAGCAGATCAAACGGGTATCGACCGGTATAGCGCCACTTTCAATATCAATATGAAACCAACCAAATGGTTGTTGTTTTCGACTATGATTAATGCGAACCGTTTAAACCGCGATAGAAATAAAACCTTGCGTGACCGCTTTGCACAACTTAATTATTTTCCTGATTTAAGTGCGCCTCTACCACCAAATAAAGATTTCTATGGTTCATACCTGCAAGAATATAAGAAAGGTTTTGATGATAATAAAACAAACTCTATTCAGGGCTATGCCAAATTAGAAGGGATTTTTGGCCGGTTTAAGGTGGTTTCATCTTTTAATGCCGATTACAGTGAGGGCTATAGAGATGTTTTTTATGCCAGAACGCTTTTGCAGGGAAACAGTTATGCATCCAATTATTATGGCTTTAGCCAAAGATTAATGATGGATAACAAGGTAACTTACGATTTAAACCTGAATAAGATTCACGATTTTCATTTTGCCTTAGGGCAATCCATGCAATGGGATATTTATAAATATAGTAACGCCTACGCTTATAAAGGTGTTAATGATTATATTAAAATCAATCTGCTGGATTCTAAACCTAAAAATGACGATGGTACGGATAATGGAGGTTATTTAACACCAGTTGCCTTTCCAAGAGAATTGACTTACCGGTTTTTAGATAAAACAGAAGATAACTTATTGTCTTTTTATGGAAAAGCCGATTACTCATTTAGCGATAAATACTTCTTATCAGCCATATTACGTTTAGATGGCTCTTCAAACGCACAACCAACAAGCCGTTGGTTTTATTCGCCAACTATTTCTGCCGCCTGGAATATCAAAAACGAGTTTTTGAAAGATAACAGCTCGGTTGATGATTTAGTATTGCGTGCAAGTGTTGGTAGAATGGGGCGCACCTTTAGTTACGATAATTATACACAGGGACCACAATATACCGCTTCAGTTGGTTATACCGGTAATTTAACGGTGCCCGGATATAATGCATTTGGTGTTTTAACACGCCCTTATCAATTTGGCTGGGTAGGTTATGGTGTGCCATGGTCGTATTCAGATCAACTTAATGTTGGTGCTGATGTGGCGATGTTGAAAAACCGTCTTCACGTTTCTGTTGACCTTTACAGCAAAACCGATAAAAACCAATTAATTGGGATCCCTGCTTATGCCGAATATGGTTATAAACAATCTATCGAAAGCGGAATGTCTGTTAACAACATGGGTATCGATTTTACAGTAAGTGCTCAGATCATCGCAAAAAGTAAGTTCTCATGGAATTCGGCCTTAAACTTCAATCACAACAATAACGAATTGAAAGCATTGCCAAGAGGATTGGATCAGTTGGTAGTAGGGAACAGATTTTTAAAAGTTGGCCAGCCGGTAGATCAATATTGGTTATTGGAAAATAATGGCATTTATACTTCAGATGCTGATGTGCCAGCGGTTAACGGGCAAAAATTAAAATATAAGGGAATTGTTTTAAAAGCCGGCGATCCACGTTGGAAAGACCAAAACGGAGATAATACCATTGATGATAACGATAAAGTATTAAAAGGCCATTCATTACCAACCCTTGCAGGTGGTTTCGATAACAATTTTAGATATGGCAACTGGAGTTTAGGTACAAGTTTCTATTTTAATTTAGGAAGAAAACTGATCAACCAGGAGATGGCTAATCATTTTGATTTTGTTAACCGCGAAGGCAATACCGATATCAGTTCTGTTAAAGAAATTACCTTCTGGGAGAAACGTGGCGATTACACAAAATATCCACTTTACAATCCATGGAGTACAGTAATCCCATACCGCGCAGATCAGGATCTTTTTTTAGAGAATGCTTCATTCTTAAAATTAAGACAGGTTTCATTAGGTTACGAACTGGGTAATTTACTCAACAAGAGGAACATCAAAATCAACAAATTCTTCGTATACGGTGCAGTGAGTAATATTTTCACCATCACGCCTTACACCGGTCAGGATCCAGAACTGGTGAGCTACGATGGCGTTGATACAGGTTATGGCCAACCCATTCCGAGAATATATACCCTGGGTGTTAAAATGGAGCTATAA
- a CDS encoding RagB/SusD family nutrient uptake outer membrane protein, protein MKNILYTLLVSIIVFSSCNKALETDSTRVVGEKNAWNTVEDARSGILGVYALTRAALSDNNGHWIYGDVRTGEFLSPKRQDLKAVIGNNLNASYPVMEALSDWTRFYAIVNGANVFLENIGHVKETDKRYTGNNMTVDIAQARFLRAFAYFYMVRIWGDVPFITSSDEGKFTNKPRESQARILAWAEQEMLKAAADLPFIYSGGDVQQPTDYYNETSGRWGGALATKVTVYAVLAHLAAWNGDYTSVSKYAKFVEDNYGRSAGSFTGSADLSNSNGFFYNKNTRQMFGFNSDYGHVDGSSTGHIEELTLAEPVMTKSVPDIYLPKDSILKYFNVAKDQRFAVDTLGQAKYDGRYFTNINGKYPIFSKIKVIQGGGTDPNFRYFTSALVFTRLEDIVLLRAEALSVLGDQQGALNELLSVMGRRYDDGLSINIDDVIKLIFEERHRELLGEGSRWYDLIRYNKIKQNDAKFMNLINSGGIYWPISRKLLSQNSLLTQNAYWR, encoded by the coding sequence ATGAAAAATATATTATACACACTTCTGGTTTCTATAATTGTCTTTTCGAGTTGTAATAAAGCTTTAGAAACCGATTCCACCAGGGTTGTAGGCGAAAAAAATGCCTGGAATACAGTAGAGGATGCCCGATCGGGAATTTTGGGGGTTTATGCTTTAACACGGGCTGCTTTATCAGATAACAACGGTCACTGGATTTATGGTGATGTTAGAACAGGAGAGTTTTTAAGTCCAAAAAGACAGGATTTAAAGGCTGTAATCGGCAATAATTTAAATGCATCATATCCCGTAATGGAGGCGTTATCTGATTGGACAAGGTTTTATGCCATTGTAAACGGCGCCAATGTTTTCTTAGAAAATATCGGGCATGTAAAAGAAACAGATAAACGATACACGGGCAATAACATGACCGTGGATATTGCGCAAGCCAGGTTTTTAAGGGCTTTTGCCTATTTCTATATGGTGAGAATCTGGGGCGATGTACCATTTATTACCTCATCAGACGAAGGTAAATTTACCAATAAACCCCGCGAAAGCCAGGCCAGGATTTTAGCATGGGCTGAACAGGAAATGCTAAAAGCAGCAGCTGATCTGCCATTTATTTATAGCGGTGGCGATGTGCAGCAGCCAACTGATTATTATAATGAAACTTCAGGCAGATGGGGTGGTGCTTTGGCTACAAAAGTTACGGTATATGCGGTTTTAGCTCATTTGGCAGCCTGGAATGGCGATTATACCAGCGTTTCTAAATATGCTAAATTTGTTGAAGATAATTATGGCAGAAGTGCCGGCAGTTTTACGGGAAGCGCTGATTTATCGAACTCCAATGGGTTCTTCTACAATAAAAACACCAGGCAGATGTTTGGTTTTAACTCCGATTATGGCCACGTGGATGGTTCATCTACCGGGCATATTGAAGAGTTAACTTTAGCTGAACCGGTTATGACCAAGTCAGTTCCGGATATTTATCTTCCGAAAGATTCGATTCTGAAATATTTCAATGTTGCCAAAGATCAAAGGTTTGCCGTTGATACATTAGGTCAGGCAAAATATGATGGAAGATATTTTACGAACATAAACGGTAAGTATCCCATTTTCAGCAAAATCAAAGTGATTCAGGGCGGAGGAACAGATCCGAACTTCAGGTATTTTACCAGTGCTTTGGTTTTTACCCGCTTAGAAGATATCGTGTTATTAAGAGCAGAAGCGCTGTCTGTCTTGGGCGACCAACAGGGAGCTTTAAATGAACTGCTTTCTGTGATGGGTAGAAGGTATGATGACGGGCTTTCTATAAACATAGACGACGTCATAAAATTAATCTTCGAAGAGCGCCACCGCGAATTGTTGGGTGAAGGCTCAAGATGGTATGATTTGATCCGTTACAACAAGATCAAACAGAACGACGCCAAATTTATGAATCTCATCAATTCTGGTGGAATTTACTGGCCTATATCAAGAAAACTCCTTTCCCAAAATAGTTTATTAACTCAAAATGCTTACTGGCGCTAA